The Pieris brassicae chromosome 6, ilPieBrab1.1, whole genome shotgun sequence genome window below encodes:
- the LOC123711263 gene encoding UDP-glycosyltransferase UGT5-like yields the protein MISQKLYNLTLFEKAQELFKNYFLEYIVAQTEEFDYEMMRRNFGEDVPNYEELQKNELKHVLDSSKNGVIYVSFGTSVKASVLPPERIEAMAKVLSQLPYDVLWKWDKDDIPGKGKNIKLYKWFPQPSLLKHPKIKLFITQGGLQSTDEAINAAVPLLGIPMLGDQWYNVEKYVHHRIGLQLDIHQLTEDNFRNAIETLIRDKSYKENIVKLRSLMREHPVGPLEMAMWWIEHILKYGGSHLKSPAAGMPLMEYYEVPLLLAVIAIIIAVTTVMIFTAIFIWRMVKGCFKSRIMKKKIKSN from the exons ATGATTTCTCAGAAGCTGTATAACCTTACGCTCTTCGAAAAAGCACAAGAGctgtttaagaattattttcttGAATACATAGTTGCACAAACCGAGGAGTTTGATTATGAAATGATGAGACGAAATTTCGGTGAAGATGTGCCAAATTACGAGGAGCTACAGAAAAAT GAGCTAAAACACGTCTTGGATTCCTCAAAAAATGGTGTTATCTATGTCAGTTTTGGTACTAGTGTAAAGGCATCCGTGCTTCCGCCAGAAAGAATTGAAGCCATGGCAAAAGTATTGTCTCAATTACCTTATGATGTTCTGTGGAAGTGGGACAAGGATGACATACCTGGAAAaggcaaaaatattaaactttacaaATGGTTCCCACAGCCGTCTCTTCTta AACATCCAAAGATCAAGCTTTTTATCACCCAAGGAGGTTTACAATCGACGGACGAAGCGATTAATGCAGCTGTACCCCTCCTGGGGATACCGATGCTTGGTGATCAGTGGTACAACGTAGAGAAATATGTGCATCACAGAATTGGCCTTCAGCTCGATATTCATCAGCTTACAGAAGACAACTTTAGGAATGCAATTGAAACACTTATTCGAGATAAGAG TTACAAAGAAAACATAGTAAAATTACGTTCTCTTATGAGAGAGCATCCCGTAGGACCCTtggaaatggcaatgtggtgGATTGAGCATATACTTAAGTATGGTGGAAGTCATTTGAAATCGCCAGCCGCTGGCATGCCACTAATGGAATACTACGAAGTACCACTGCTATTAGCCGTAATTGCTATTATCATCGCTGTTACAACTGTGATGATATTtactgctatttttatttggagGATGGTTAAGGGTTGTTTTAAATCTAGgataatgaagaaaaaaattaaatcgaaCTGA